The Branchiostoma lanceolatum isolate klBraLanc5 chromosome 17, klBraLanc5.hap2, whole genome shotgun sequence genome contains the following window.
AAATAAACACGTACTTTCAATGCCCTGTTTTGAAATGAAAGAGGTAAAAGGGTACTAATGGTTTAAATGACCCATGAACCCCTTTGAAAGGTGCACAGAAGAAGACGTAAAACACCTAACAGAGGCGCCCATGGTCCACTTACCTTACTTTAAACAGTCAGGTTAGTCCATTCAGGAGTTAAAAGCCTTTATTGAGAGGCCTTGGAGCAGGTAAAAGGGATAACAAAAGATTTCACTTGTAATATTTGGTGGTGCATTGAACATGCTGTAATGCATTTGTGTAGATTTCACAATGCTCGGCCACGAGCTAatgccgatgatgatgatgagatttcAAGGGATGGGGCCATAGCAGAAGGAAATGTCAATCATTTATCCATAGCCCTGAAAAACACTAGAACTCAAAGAATGAATCATGGGGACagttatatatgtatgtgtgaaaATGTCTGTGCATCTTATTTCTGAATACCCATATGAAGGAAGTATTCTAGGGTGATTTCCTccatttgcccccctcccctttctaTTTCTATTAATAGTACTAGCTTGTGGTGGCTTGAGATTGTAAAGATGTAATGCTTTGTCCAACGACTTCGATAGTTACAGATATGTTTTGCCCCTCCCTAATTGAGTTTCCTTTGAAAACACATCTTATTGAAAGTGATACATTAGTACAGGGAGTATTCAAATGGGACTTTGTAAAACCTGTGTTCTTGTTCCATATTCATTGGTATTATAATTTAGTGtaacacatacaaatatatacacaaGTTAATGACTGCAACAATGAAATCCAGtaaatgtttttattcattaaaaCAGGCAACATTTCTTTcacatttcttgttctttttcctCCAGCAGAACTCCTATATTATTGCAACAAATTGTACACAAAGTCATGTAGTTCTGGCATACTAAGAGTTTATGACTGTATGCGCTGCTGTATATGTTATTCGTTTTCCTGAGAACCTACCTCTATAAACAGCATTgcattttgacaaatacatgtacgtatctGGAAAAACATGATGTGACATCCATTGCTATCCATGATTCTTGCTACTTTCTTGGCTGGTATTGATCAAATAGGTAAGGTTCCTTTGTCAGAGGTTTTCATGACTAAGTCTGTTGTCCGATGTCAATCATTCCTTGTCTCCAGGTTTAGGAATATGTGACAAAATGTGTGCCTTGAGTTTGGGCATGTTGACCTGTTCCTTCTTACACACGTGACATCTGCAAAAGAATGTTGATTAAAAATTAGCTGATTCTAATATCAAATATTACTGATTTTAATATCACAATCTATTCCAGGAATCATAAAGTTTAACATGAATATAATTTATCTTTAGTGTAGAAAAAtgtatcttatacatgtatttacactAATGTATTTTACCCTTGCACTTACATACAGTTAGACCCACATTTAAGCCTGGAATATGTATCTTGGACTGAAAGAACTTGCCTCAAAAGACAACATATCAGTAAGATACTAAGAGTATCTTTTTATCAAGTAAGTGATTTGAAAACTGTTTGGCACTAAAATTTGTAGATTACATATATAAAGGTTCAGATGGTTTAATAAACAGCATTACTTAGTGAGATGCATAAACTCAGTTGGTTCTCTAACGAAAATGCCTACCTTAGTGGATATTTCAGGCGGTCATTTCTAGATCCTTTGTCTGTTATTTTCCCTTCTTTTTCTAATTCCTCCACGACATCTGAAAATGAAGCAGATCAACATACAGGATTATTCCATTCATAATCCTAAGAAGGGGTGGTCATAGATATTCTAAACTCCCTCTTCTTTTTGAtatcacagtggttttatttctgcagTTTTTGTGGCAACCTCTCTATTGTAAATTAATGACACTGAGACTACTATTATGACTACTATTGTGTggactgcaaatttaaaacatggCTTCTTTTTCCTTCTAATTTAAATATTATAAAGCCACTGCGACAGCAAATGAATTTTCAGAACAAACCTTCAGAGTCCATGAAGTAGTCTGTAGTGAAGGAGTTCCAGTGTTTCTTATGCTTCAAGCAGGGAGAGTCAAAATCCTGACTGATCACATGGAGATGTAAGTGACTGAAAGGCAAAAGTAGATTAAATCTGTTATTtcagagaaaaaaagaagataaagaTTGCAAACTTCAACTATCCAAGTTTATATATTCACTTCCTTATGTACATGCTTCTGCCACCAGGTTTTTAAACTATGCAAtttgatgcacatgtaaatgGCATTAACATGAGAAAGGATTGATAACATAATTATATGACATCATGATCTTGGACTGGCTATATCAAGatacacacacaacacattTCAAAgttctgtgtttttctttagAATGTCTCCAGTGTTAATCCTTGAAATATTCCACCTTGACAAGTGTACCTCATACTCACCTCATACTGGGGATGGCATGGTAGCCCAGTCGGAAGGACAGATGTTTGGCATCTTCTGTTCTGAAACGTTACATTTAGAAACAGTGCAAAGGATGAATAACTGTTGTTACACCAAAAGTTATGTTGACAAGAAGCAAGAACCTGCCAAGAAGGGATGAGTTACAACTTAAAGTAGAGACGAGCAGAAGTCAGCCAGGTAGGAATTGTGGGATTCGAGTTTGGGCCGCTCTTCATTTGAAATCTCTTGTCTCTGTGGGCTACACaatactgtgaattcatttcaCCTCGTGGTGGTTTAGGAGGGAAAAAAAGGAGCTTTCACTGTGTTTTacatttgcagttgaaacagtaATAATTTTGCAGAGGTCTTACAAGGGAGACATACTTGCAGGGCCATGAATTTGCGGGTGACATATGACTGCAAAATTAAAGTTAAATCAAAACcacactgcaaaagtttcataATTAACGGTAAAGTTGCAACATATTGTTCTTACTTGTCTATAAGCTCCTGTCCCTTCTTGTGCATGTGTTTGAGAAGGTCCAGCTGTTCTGAAGACACAGCCTTCAGACTGGGTATGTTCTCCTTGGGTAACACTAACCAGTGGTACCGAGCCTAAGGATGGGATAAAAAGCACaataaaaatgtttaaaatatCTAAATTATGAATTATTTAAATTCTATAATAAATATTGCTCGAAAATTGATTGTAGCCACCGCACTCGATAATGGAGGTATTATTTAGACAAACTTAAATACtgaacacacgcacacacacacacacagaaatacaaacgcacacaaacagatacatgcgcacgcgcacacacacagatacacagcgAGCAAGAGTTAAACACCTAGAGAGACATTAGCCTGGtatctgaaccaagcgtaacacagcaccaagccaagagaccacgtctagcgatataatggacgttaaacaaggacaacaacaacaacaacacacacacacacacacacacacacacacacacacacacacacacacacacacacacgcgcgcgcgcgcgcgcgcacacatgTACAGAGAGACGgaaacacacccacacacagaaggacgcacaaacatacagacgagataaaaacaaagaaaacgtcTGGTGCCCTTTGCTGTAACCGACCTGACAACAAACCTTCGGGTATTTATCCTTGATAATGACCACTTTATCGTCCGATTCGACCTTTAAAGCGGGATCTTCCATGGACGACAGAAGACCCATACTCCAGTGGCCTTTCTTGGCCGGCTGGGACGTTGTTTTCGCAGCTCCATCGGCTAATTTTCTCTTTTGCGCGTTCATTATCACAGAAAAGGCATTCCCTTTTGCCGCCATCATAAGTGAAAGTAGCCACTATTTTAGAGGGGTTATAGATGTCGATATTAGCGTAATGTAACTTATACCAGCTAGATGCAGCGGATTTAATACACATAATTTTCAGATAAATTGCAGccaaatatacaatttctagtTTTTATATAGATTGAGAAAATGTAATGTTTATTTTACCACGAAAGACAAAAGTTTCTACCTAATTTTGAATGAGGCATATGTAAAATGGAACAAGATGTTTCATTGGTTACTCTAGTCCAGAATTGGCCAATTAAACAAGCGCTGACAAAACGGTCTGTTGGGTCGCCCAAAATGTCGCCTGGGAATGCCAAAAATTGCTGAAATCGTCAGTTCTGAGGTAAAGTGCGCAGTTTCTTCTCTGTTTGTCTACTTGGTTCGGGGTGATCAAGCATGAAACGAAtctgtgtttatttatcttcagACTAGTGAGAAATATGACGTCTGGAAACGATTGGAGGGtatcttttttgttttgatcgattgttgtttttgtcatgtgggaggggggcgtttacTGGAGTTGGCGATTTATAAGTTGATTGATTGTATTCATCTGGTATAAAATCATTGACGTACTGATGTCAAAGGAGATCGGAGGATACCACAGTCACTGTAGAATTATGTGAACAACATCGATTTATTTATGGCTTAGGATGTTCCTGCAAAATGATTATTATTTTTGGCACTATAATTTAACAGGACGTCCAATTAGAATTTAGAATGTTTTAGTACTATTAGAATTCTTGGCaccattgacaggatgttcccgtcaaaaat
Protein-coding sequences here:
- the LOC136423115 gene encoding aprataxin-like, whose product is MMAAKGNAFSVIMNAQKRKLADGAAKTTSQPAKKGHWSMGLLSSMEDPALKVESDDKVVIIKDKYPKARYHWLVLPKENIPSLKAVSSEQLDLLKHMHKKGQELIDKTEDAKHLSFRLGYHAIPSMSHLHLHVISQDFDSPCLKHKKHWNSFTTDYFMDSEDVVEELEKEGKITDKGSRNDRLKYPLRCHVCKKEQVNMPKLKAHILSHIPKPGDKE